Proteins encoded by one window of Chanos chanos chromosome 7, fChaCha1.1, whole genome shotgun sequence:
- the LOC115816654 gene encoding ras-related protein Rab-38, protein MQKERLLKVLVIGDLGVGKTSIIKRYVHQIFSQHYRATIGVDFALKVLNWDHQTVVRLQLWDIAGQERYGNMTRVYYREAVGALVVFDMTRASTFQAVLKWKGDLDSKVALGDGKPVPAVLLANKCDQRRHGLCSKLPKLETFSRDHGFIGWYETSAKDNTNIDAAIMCLVEHILAGDADRTPMNSDPSLLILPAFDYNLQERSSPICSSCTRLNPYHRDSRE, encoded by the exons ATGCAGAAGGAACGCTTGCTCAAAGTTCTTGTCATTGGAGACTTGGGTGTGGGGAAGACGTCAATAATCAAGCGCTATGTTCATCAAATATTTTCTCAACATTATCGCGCCACCATCGGAGTGGACTTTGCACTTAAAGTTCTAAATTGGGATCATCAGACGGTTGTGCGACTCCAGTTGTGGGATATTGCAG gGCAAGAACGCTATGGTAACATGACTCGTGTGTATTACCGAGAGGCGGTGGGAGCCCTGGTGGTCTTCGATATGACTAGAGCTTCCACTTTCCAGGCTGTGCTCAAATGGAAGGGGGATCTTGACTCCAAGGTTGCCCTTGGCGACGGCAAACCCGTGCCCGCCGTTCTGCTGGCAAACAAGTGTGACCAGAGGAGACACGGACTGTGTTCCAAACTGCCAAAGTTAGAGACCTTCTCCAGAGACCATGGCTTTATTGGATGGTATGAGACATCTGCCAAG gACAACACCAACATTGACGCCGCTATCATGTGTCTGGTGGAGCACATACTGGCAGGTGATGCGGACAGGACTCCCATGAACTCTGATCCAAGTCTGCTCATTCTCCCCGCTTTCGACTACAACCTCCAGGAGCGGAGCTCCCCAATATGTTCATCCTGCACCAGACTCAATCCCTACCACAGGGACAGCAGAGAATAA
- the rab39bb gene encoding RAB39B, member RAS oncogene family b translates to MEAIWLYQFRLIVIGDSTVGKSCLIRRFTEGRFAQVSDPTVGVDFFSRLVEIEPGKRIKLQIWDTAGQERFRSITRAYYRNSVGGLLLFDITNRRSFQNVHEWLEEARSHVQPHSIVFLLVGHKCDLEPQRQVSRQEAEKLAAAYGMRYVETSARDAINVEKAFTELTRDIFELVKRGDITIQEGWEGVKSGFVPNVVHSSEEVTKSDRRCLC, encoded by the exons ATGGAGGCAATATGGCTGTACCAATTTCGACTGATAGTCATTGGCGATTCTACGGTGGGGAAATCATGCTTAATAAGACGTTTCACCGAGGGACGATTTGCACAAGTGTCAGACCCCACGGTCGGGGTTGATTTCTTTTCCCGGCTGGTGGAGATTGAGCCGGGGAAACGCATTAAACTCCAAATCTGGGACACTGCGGGACAAGAGCGCttcag GTCCATCACTAGGGCTTACTACCGTAATTCGGTTGGCGGCTTGCTTCTCTTCGACATCACCAATCGTCGCTCCTTCCAGAACGTTCACGAGTGGCTGGAGGAGGCGCGTAGCCACGTGCAGCCGCACAGCATCGTCTTCCTCCTGGTGGGCCACAAATGCGACCTGGAGCCGCAGCGGCAGGTGAGCCGGCAGGAGGCCGAGAAGCTGGCGGCCGCCTACGGCATGCGCTACGTGGAGACGTCGGCGCGCGACGCCATCAACGTGGAAAAGGCCTTCACGGAACTGACGCGGGACATCTTCGAACTGGTCAAACGCGGGGACATCACCATCCAGGAGGGCTGGGAGGGCGTGAAGAGCGGCTTCGTGCCCAACGTGGTGCACTCGTCCGAGGAGGTGACCAAAAGCGACCGTCGGTGCCTCTGTTGA